One stretch of Mus pahari chromosome 5, PAHARI_EIJ_v1.1, whole genome shotgun sequence DNA includes these proteins:
- the LOC110321885 gene encoding alkaline phosphatase, germ cell type: MWGACLLLLGLSLQVCPNVIPVEEENPVFWNRKAAEALDAAKKLQPIQTSAKNLIILMGDGMGVSTVTATRILKGQQQGHLGPETQLAMDRFPHMALSKTYNTDKQVPDSAGTGTAFLCGVKTNMKVIGLSAAARFNQCNTTWGNEVVSVMHRAKKAGKSVGVVTTTSVQHASPAGTYAHTVNRNWYSDAQMPASALQEGCKDISTQLISNMDIDVILGGGRKFMFPKGTPDQEYPTDTKQAGTRLDGRNLVQEWLAKHQGARYVWNRSDLIQASLSRSVTHLMGLFEPNDMKYEIYRDPAQDPSLAEMTEVAVRMLSRNPKGFYLFVEGGRIDHGHHETVAYRALTEAVMFDSAVDKADKLTSEQDTMILVTADHSHVFSFGGYTQRGASIFGLAPFKAEDGKSFTSILYGNGPGYKLRNGARADVTEEESSNPTYQQQAAVPLSSETHSGEDVAIFARGPQAHLVHGVQEQNYIAHVMAFAACLEPYTDCGLASPAGRSSAVSPGYVSTMLGLLAGKMLILMAAAEL, from the exons ATGTGGGGAGCCTGCTTACTGCTGCTGGGCCTCAGCCTACAAGTTTGCCCGAACGTCATCCCAG TGGAGGAGGAGAACCCGGTCTTCTGGAACCGAAAGGCGGCTGAGGCCCTGGATGCTGCCAAGAAGCTGCAGCCCATTCAGACGTCAGCCAAGAACCTCATTATCCTCATGGGAGATG GGATGGGGGTGTCCACAGTAACTGCTACCCGGATCCTAAAGGGACAGCAGCAAGGCCATCTGGGACCTGAGACCCAGCTAGCCATGGACCGCTTTCCACACATGGCTCTGTCCAAG ACCTACAACACAGACAAGCAGGTCCCGGACAGTGCAGGCACAGGCACGGCCTTTCTCTGCGGGGTCAAAACCAACATGAAGGTCATTGGCTTGAGTGCAGCTGCACGCTTCAACCAGTGCAACACAACGTGGGGTAACGAGGTCGTCTCGGTAATGCACCGTGCTAAGAAAGCAG GAAAGTCTGTGGGAGTGGTGACCACCACGTCGGTGCAGCATGCCTCTCCAGCCGGCACCTACGCCCACACGGTGAATCGTAATTGGTATTCGGATGCACAAATGCCTGCCTCGGCGCTGCAGGAGGGTTGTAAAGACATCTCTACTCAGCTCATCTCCAACATGGACATTGAT GTGATCCTTGGTGGTGGCCGCAAGTTCATGTTTCCCAAGGGGACACCAGACCAGGAATATCCAACTGACACCAAGCAGGCTGGAACCAGGCTGGATGGACGCAACCTAGTTCAAGAGTGGTTGGCAAAGCACCAG GGAGCCCGGTATGTTTGGAACCGCTCAGACCTCATTCAGGCATCCCTGAGCCGATCTGTGACACACCTCATGG GCCTCTTTGAACCTAATGACATGAAGTATGAAATCTACCGAGACCCTGCTCAGGACCCTTCCCTGGCCGAGATGACGGAGGTGGCCGTGCGCATGCTCAGCAGGAACCCCAAAGGCTTCTATCTCTTTGTGGAAG GGGGCCGCATTGACCATGGCCACCATGAAACTGTGGCCTATCGTGCCCTGACTGAGGCTGTCATGTTCGACTCAGCTGTTGACAAGGCAGACAAGCTCACCAGTGAGCAGGACACGATGATCCTTGTCACCGCCGACCACTCTCACGTCTTCTCTTTTGGTGGTTACACACAGAGAGGGGCCTCCATCTTTG GGCTGGCTCCCTTCAAGGCTGAGGATGGCAAATCCTTTACCTCTATACTGTATGGCAATGGTCCTGGTTACAAGCTCCGTAATGGCGCCCGGGCTGATGtcacagaggaagagagca GCAACCCCACGTACCAGCAGCAGGCGGCTGTACCCCTGTCGTCAGAGACCCATAGCGGGGAGGACGTGGCGATATTTGCGCGCGGCCCACAGGCGCACCTGGTGCACGGAGTGCAGGAGCAGAACTACATCGCGCATGTCATGGCCTTCGCAGCCTGCCTGGAGCCCTACACGGACTGCGGCCTGGCATCCCCTGCTGGCCGGAGCAGTGCAGTGAGCCCGGGCTACGTGTCCACCATGCTGGGCCTGTTGGCAGGGAAAATGTTGATACTGATGGCAGCGGCTGAACTCTGA